In Haematobia irritans isolate KBUSLIRL chromosome 1, ASM5000362v1, whole genome shotgun sequence, a genomic segment contains:
- the LOC142224026 gene encoding glutamyl aminopeptidase-like, producing MDTSKVKQHLGFRLPKEIRPCKYDLRLVPDLTNKTFSGSITISLEVLNPISFIPVHSKLLVVQTNEVQQLNKDLEPLRSIVPSLTYEYPDFEYWVTEFSEPLQVGYYSIKLTFNGSLVDRIVGFYQSSYLDKDRNQKRSIATSKFEPTYARQAFPCFDEPAMKSRFNITLVKPTGDGYHALSNMDVKSEEDLGNGVTEVHFNESVPMSTYLACFIVSDFSHKEKVVRGIIPDAADFKMRVFSTAAQVDKVDYALNAGVGITEYYIEYFNISYPLPKLDMAAIPDFVSGAMEHWGLVTYRETALLYDKTISASSNKQRVATVVAHELAHMWFGNLVTMKWWNDLWLNEGFATHIQYKGVNHIHPEWDMLDQFIIAELHGVMKLDATLASHPIVQPVENPNQITELFDSITYSKGASVIRMLEGLVGSEKFRTATTNYLNKMRYSNAETNDFLTEVEAMQFDFDVKLIMKTWTEQMGLPVVDIKRNGNILTLTQKRFFANPEDYKANYNDSEFNYCWSIPITYFTSSKSEVQHIIFNYNDKEVTLTIPDDVDWIKFNKNQVGYYRVNYPTEMWQSMIKALIYTRGIFSSSDRAHLINDVFALADACQLEYSIALDLSKYLKKELDYVPWSVAASRLSALKSLLSSTDVYSGLVKYGRTLLTNVYQAVKWDNSVDHLFNLLRVTILNAMCSFGDSEALEEAGKRFNEWLSNVNVRPHPDIRSTVYYYGMKKAGNEQLWNQVWDLFINESDAQEKIKLMEALAAINEPWILQRYINLAWDENNVRGQDYFTCLQYISQNPIGQPLVWDYVRENWPRLVKRFGINERYLGRMIPCITSRFATQTKLNEMEAFFAKYPDAGAGTAARKEALETVKNNIKWLEQNLEPIRKWMASEKYL from the exons ATGGACACATCGAAAGTGAAGCAGCATTTGGGTTTCCGACTACCCAAAGAAATACGTCCTTGTAAATATGATTTAAGATTAGTGCCGGATTTGaccaataaaacattttctggTTCTATAACCATATCACTGGAAGTATTGAATCCCATATCATTTATACCGGTACACTCAAAACTTCTGGTGGTTCAAACTAACGAAGTTCAACAATTGAACAAAGATCTGGAACCGTTGCGTTCAATAGTACCTTCATTGACCTACGAGTATCCTGATTTTGAATATTGGGTTACGGAATTTTCTGAGCCATTACAAGTAGGATattattctataaaattgaCGTTCAATGGATCATTGGTTGATCGTATAGTGGGATTCTATCAAAGTTCCTATCTTGATAAGGATCGCAATCAAAAGAG ATCAATTGCAACATCCAAATTTGAACCTACTTATGCTCGTCAGGCTTTTCCATGCTTTGATGAACCCGCCATGAAGTCTAGATTTAATATCACATTGGTAAAACCAACAGGTGATGGTTATCATGCTCTCTCCAATATGGATGTTAAG AGTGAAGAAGATTTGGGCAATGGCGTTACCGAAGTGCATTTTAATGAAAGTGTTCCCATGAGTACTTATTTAGCTTGCTTCATAGTCTCGGATTTTTCTCATAAAGAAAAAGTTGTACGAGGCATTATACCAGATGCTGCAGACTTTAAAATGCGTGTTTTTTCTACAGCCGCCCAAGTTGATAAAGTCGATTATGCATTAAATGCAGGGGTGGGTATAACCGAGTATTACATAGAGTACTTTAATATTTCATATCCATTGCCCAAACTTGACATGGCTGCCATACCTGATTTTGTTTCGGGTGCTATGGAACATTGGGGTCTAGTCACATACCGTGAAACAGCTTTACTCTATGACAAAACTATAAGTGCGAGTTCAAATAAACAACGTGTAGCCACGGTTGTTGCTCATGAATTGGCACATATGTGGTTTGGAAACTTGG taACCATGAAATGGTGGAATGATTTATGGCTAAACGAAGGTTTTGCCACTCATATTCAATACAAGGGTGTCAATCATATTCATCCAGAATGGGATATg CTTGATCAATTTATTATAGCCGAATTACATGGGGTAATGAAATTAGATGCAACCTTGGCTTCCCATCCCATTGTACAACCCGTTGAAAATCCTAATCAAATTACCGAATTGTTTGACAGTATAACCTATTCCAAGGGAGCTTCCGTTATACGTATGTTGGAAGGTTTGGTAGGATCAGAAAAATTTCGTACGGCAACAAcaaattatttgaataaaatgcGTTATTCCAATGCAGAAACAAATGATTTTCTCACTGAGGTTGAAGCCATGCAATTTGATTTTGATGTAAA GTTAATcatgaaaacttggaccgaaCAAATGGGTTTACCAGTTGTAGATATTAAACGTAATGGCAATATTTTGACTTTAACTCAAAAGAGATTCTTTGCCAATCCAGAGGACTACAAAGCAAATTACAATGACTCTGAATTCAA ctATTGCTGGTCCATTCCTATAACCTATTTTACCAGTTCTAAATCGGAAGTTcagcatattatcttcaactacAACGATAAAGAAG TGACCCTTACGATTCCCGACGATGTTGACTGGATCAAGTTTAATAAGAATCAAGTAGGCTATTATCGTGTGAATTATCCCACTGAGATGTGGCAATCTATGATAAAAGCTTTAATATACACCAGAGGTATTTTCAGTAGCTCCGATCGTGCCCACTTGATTAATGATGTTTTTGCTTTGGCGGATGCATGCCAATTGGAATATAGCATAGCATTAGACTTAAGTAAATATCTCAAAAAAGAATTGGACTATGTACCTTGGAGTGTGGCTGCATCTCGTCTAAGTGCCTTGAAGAGTTTACTATCTTCCACCGATGTATACAGTGGTTTAGTTAAATATGGTAGGACATTATTGACAAATGTATATCAAGCTGTCAAATGGGATAATAGTGTGGATCATTTATTTAA TCTTTTGCGCGTTACAATCCTAAATGCTATGTGCAGCTTTGGTGACTCTGAGGCCTTAGAAGAAGCTGGGAAACGTTTCAATGAATGGCTGTCTAATGTCAACGTTAGACCCCATCCGGATATACGTTCTACAGTCTACTATTATGGCATGAAAAAAGCAGGAAATGAACAATTGTGGAATCAAGTATGGGATTTGTTTATTAACGAATCGGATGCtcaggaaaaaattaaattaatggaaGCTTTGGCAGCTATTAATGAGCCATGGATTTTGCAACG TTACATTAACCTAGCTTGGGATGAAAACAACGTTCGTGGCCAAGATTATTTTACTTGCTTGCAATACATATCCCAGAATCCCATAGGTCAACCATTAGTTTGGGATTATGTTCGTGAAAATTGGCCACGCTTGGTTAAACGATTTGGTATAAATGAACGTTATTTAGGTCGCATGATTCCATGTATTACCTCACGTTTTGCTACACAAACAAAGTTGAATGAAATGGAGGCGTTCTTTGCTAAATATCCTGATGCGGGTGCTGGAACAGCCGCACGTAAAGAAGCCTTGGAAacagttaaaaataatataaagtgGTTGGAACAAAACCTCGAACCCATTCGTAAATGGATGGCTTCGGAAAAGTATTTGTAA